Within the Sebastes umbrosus isolate fSebUmb1 chromosome 5, fSebUmb1.pri, whole genome shotgun sequence genome, the region TGCACTTTGTTCACtgtgttatgttctatgtttgtgactgtttttgtatgtctgtgtttgcaccTTGGTTCGTGAGCAACGACATTTCGTTTTAACCGTGTAGTTTGTAtgtgtaaaaattacaataaagttGAACTTGACTTGATAATGCAGGTGTCTCTCCGTCTCCAACCACTGTCACAGCTCTTCATGGACACTGCAGATGGCCGCTGCTCAAAgtctacatatacatatactctatAAATGTGTTTAAGATGATGCACATGACATCATAATATTTCTATTTGATGAGAAAGTGCAGCTATAAAAATGAGGTTTCTTGGGTTTGATATTTCACTCAGTGTGGCATCTATAGGTTATtatatcttcaataaaaaaaaactgtgtctAACCATAAATCAACTTCAGAGCAAGTATTATGACATTTCATGAGTCATGGTTTAGTTTCTTCATATGCGGAATACGCTTCcatggacttctaacccccaaaaggcacaactagaccacactgtcaaccatcataccaaatttgaagttcctaagtttaatagtttctgagttctgctAAACCCATAAATCAACTTAAAAGCAAATATTATGACAACATTTTATGAGTCATGGTTTAGTTTCTTCATATGTGGCTGTAGGTTTCCATTCCTAGAAAACGAAAGTCAAGGTGAAGACAGAACACAAGACTTAATAAATGTGGGAGGTTAACCAGATaacaaaactgaaatcactTGTTGGCCAACGTTGTGCGTCCTGGATATTcatgggtgggtggggggggggggggggcaattgGAATAAGATTATAAAGTGTAGTAGCCCATGTGACCTTTAAGATTTATGTATATTGTAATTACTGTAACatattttcatttctgtttaattaggctactatttttttatttacttgcaTAATAATTTGATGGTATTGCCTACTGCCTATTAGCTGCAGAGACTGAccattttattaatatgtttgttatgaaaacctcaataaaaatagataatacataaaaatgtgttcttCAAGAAGAAACAAACTGTTTCTAACTTTCAATGTCAGAAAAACCATAATCACAAAATCTGATGAgtcatgttttagtttatttagaTATGGCTGTAGGTTTCCATTCCTGGAAAACGAGAGGTCAAGGTGCATTAAGACTGATCACAAGACTTTACCTGCAAATGCCCCTCCTCTTCGCTTCACTTCGACTTCAGTGAGAGCATTTAAAGCTGCGTCCTCAACAACATCACGTCATTTACACCAAAGCAGAAGTTGGACATCACTGACTTTATACCAGCGAACCCAAATCCAGCATCAAGAGCAAAAACCAGCCCAATATTTAGAGAACTACTGAGTCGAGGAAACAGCTGAATGATGAGGTGAGTAGCTGCTTCTgcatttcatatcattgttgGAGTAAATAATATAGGCTTCttacttttctctcttgtttcttgttcttttcatttcttCATTCGTCCCTTTCAGCTAGGGCcacatgaattttaaaaattgtattttctttcttattcttaacaattattataaatcGATTGTTTTCTGAAAGTTTCATCCCACCTCCAGTATTATAATTCTGGTGGAGAAATGctaaatgttgttgttattactaTCCTATTATCTTTGAAACCATTTcatccttcctgtcttccttcctttcctctgtctcacaccatttctgtcattttcttccTTCCTACCGTCCTTACttgcctcctccttccttaTCTCTTTCAGCCATATTTTTCTTATCTCTTGCCTTATTCCCTTCTGTATTTTCTTCCTCCCTTCTGTCCTCCCCTCCTTCATTTTCTCCTCCTGCCTCACTCTGtttcttcctttatttatttattcattgcatACCTCATTcccctttgtgttttctttcatccTTTGTTCCTTCTTGTCCTCCATGTTTTTATCCTCTCTGTTACTTCTTCTCTTATCCATTCCTTCCCTCATTTCCTTAcccatttccttcctttccatCCACTAATTTTCTTTCGTTTGTCCTCTGTTCCCATTTCAAGTTTTACTTCTATACctactttctttttcttattatcTTTAAGCCAACTTTTATCTTTCCAGCCGTCTGTTGGTCCATATTCTTTTCCTTCCTATCCTCTCTTCTTTCATGACTCcttccttatttccttcctATCCTCTAATACTCTTTAATCCATTTCCACCCCCTCcaatccttccttcctttcttccttatttccttgctgtctattaaatcaaatcctgtttatttatcacatactgtatacaaccaTACACAGTACAACGTGTagtgaaattattttgtgttcCAGCTCCAGAAGGCAACtaacaaatagaaaagaaaatctttccttccttatttccttcctGTCCATTCAATGCTCCTAACTCCATTTCTatgttcctcccttcctccacaTGAGATGAACAGTGGTTATCCAAACATAGCACACgtactttaaagctgaagtaggcgagattagagcaaatatgattaaaaaaagttatttttataaaactagactatatcgtgacagtagtgcatgagacaggtaacctgaacaaaatcatgtgcctctgtgtcctccggtgctcctaacggggtctgcaagatttcacagactggaggaaaaaaagcagtcaaagctgatctgaggtctgatatccatctgctgtcaatcactcgcaaactccgaccaaacggtcaaactgcagcgctgatcaaatatgaatcaatattatgttacgttaatgcctatttcattcatcttgtagtgcacgatttagctgtaaaatgagaaagtttgtgacgccgttgccattgtgaaatctggtgaaggaacgccaagctccggtcacatgaccggagcgcatccaataggaatgctctctcaatgaaatgacctgtgattcgtcaaagtctcctgtcaggagctagattttttaaagcctgaaaacagagccatgaggaggtgcagaagtctagttatctctcagaacacttgaattacaatatgctgaaaggttattatggaatttttgcgcaatgatgccaaaaatatactgcctactgacactttaagagCACATCGGGTGGAGGACATCggcacagaggagggaaacagctggctggGTCACATTTACAACCTGCGGGGGTTCGTTCAATACAAGCTGGGGTTGACTCAAGACGCCCAGAGTTTGTTCAACAAGGCTGCAGAGGCCTTCCGCCAGATGAGAAGAGCAGATGAGGGTCCCTGGTTAGTGGTGAACTACGGGAACCTGGCTTGGCTGAACCACCACCTGGGAGACCAAGCAGAGAGTCAGGCTTACCTGACAAAGATCGACGCCCTGAAGAATAAATACCCATCTCCATCCCAGGACGAGCTCCATCCAGAGATCTACGCTGAAAAAGCCTGGACCCTGATGAAGTTCAGCACAGACAAAACGCTGGCTGCAGATTACTTCCAGAGAGCCATCAAGATGCAgccggacatggtggagtggaaCACCAGCCACATCTTAGTGTTAGCGAGAGCTTTTACACACAGCAACACGGGGCTGGAGGCTGACGTGTTGGAGAAAGTGAGAATCGCCAAGGAACAGGATCCAGAGAACTTGTACCTCGCTGCTTACTACCTTGAGCAATGTGctaagaaaggagagagaattgaagatgaagcacgagagttagccagaaaggttttgagaaatcccgtcagcagctacagtggtataaaaaaattaataaggGTTTACAGAAGCTATGTTTCTATTGATGAGGCCATTGAATTGGCAGACGAggctctggaaaaccatccagaTGAGAGTTATCTGAAGAGATGTGCTGCACTCTGTTACAAATGGAAGATCATGTGTTTTAGTGACAATCGCCCAAAGCAAAGGATGATAGACAGAGCAATCACTCTCCATGAGGAGGTGATTTCTCTTTACCCTCATTCTTCATTTGTGAAGGAAATAGACCTCGCAAATATATATGCGAAATCCAATCACGGCCAGGCTAAAGCTGAGCAGATGTATCAGGAACTGCTAGAAAGGGATCTGGAACCTCCAGAGAAGCAGGTCCTTTACAACCACTACGCAAAATATTTATACTACGTTCAACGGGAGCCCCAAAGTTCAATACGATATCACATGAAGGCGGCAGCCATACCGCATCAATCCTTCTATCGTGGGAACAGCATCACAACTCTGAAGAagattaaagacaaaaacaggaacCCAATGTGTAGAGAAATAGAGGAGTTTCTGGAAAACCTGCAAGAGCCATAGTGTTTTTAACATCACTGGTTCTGAatccaaatttttttttaggtatttCATTACCTAAAAAATCTGTACGCACTTATTGATTGAGCTGTATCCTTTAAAGGCAGGTTTCAATAAGTGTCTGCAAGTTTTTagacttaagtacatttaatggaagacaaaagctttttttaaaaactatctAAAAATCTACTCATTTGCTCTGAAAAACTGTCAGCAGTAGTACACTCAATCTGTACTAAACAGGCCGAATCATTCAATAAAAACGAGTCCTTAAAATAACATCCACTTTGgacatgttcaaatgttattaCTATAGTTCAGTAtcacatgatttattaaaatagattttgatcAGTGTTGATTTTTATAGCTTACATGTaatcactgtgtttattatattcctgttatgttgattgttttttttccatagcactgtattttaagtttatataagaACTACACTATATGTAATTTGAATGTCTGTAAGCTTTGGAGTAGTGAAATGTAAAACTCTCTGATAATGTTATTGATAATTTGATGTAACTTGAATATTATTGCCAGATGCAACTGATTGTATGTATAAAGTATGTCAAGCTGTGTCTCAGTTGTACACAATAGCctattaatactaataaatatacattatgtacactAAGAAATCTTAAAGTTGCTTTGTTTTGGTGGTTATTATACAAGAAATTCATGTTGGCTTCACTATCTTGCAGTACTGTACTACACAGGGCGCTGATGGACGTTAATCAAAATACAACTTTCAACTTGTAAGTCAACATGGATGAACATCGCACACATGCAGTTGTATAACTCCAAGGTGACATGTGAACAGGTGACAAATGATCAAATACGAGCCTTTGTGTCAAAGTGTTTCCCTGTCAGTGTGAAGTGGTAACCCAACAGTAACCTGGTTACACCAGTAGGTAACAGCAGAGTCATAATGCAGGTGTGTCCAGGTAACTGATGGCTCTTCATACCCgctgctcagtgtgtccacATATAGactactaaatatataaatgcatataaatataaaataatgcacaTGTCACCTTAACATTTGATAAGATGTTGCAGCCATGAAGAATAAGGCATCTTGGGTTTGAATGTTTCACTCAGTGTGGCATCATATTCCTCAAGAAGAAATACAACTTTCTAACTTTAAATCAACTTAAAAGAAATTACAATCACAAAATTTGATTAgtcatgttttagtttattcAGATGTGGCTGTAAGTTTCCATTCCTGGGAAAAGAAAGTCAAGGCCATTAAGACTAAACAATAGGCTTTACACGCAAATGCCCCTCCTCTACAGTCTGCTTCAGTGAgagcatttaaagctgcatcctcaacaacatcacatcatttacaacaaagcagaagttggacatcactgactttatttgttatttttactctccATCAGTGCTGCTCAGAGTCAAACAACACTGGTGTCCAAACTGGAGGCCCTGCAGTGCCACTTCACCTGGGATCTGGACCCCAGCAGGAACAAACTTCTCCGTTTCTGTGACCAGCTGGAGGACATCGGCACAGAGGAGGGGAACCGCTGGCTGGGTCACATTTACAACCTGTGGGGGTTCATTCAATACAAGCTGGGGCTCACTAAAGACGCCCAGAGTTTGTTCAACAAGGCTGCAGAGGCCTTCCGCCAGATGAGAAGTGCAGATGAGGGTCCCTGGTTAGTGGTGAACTACGGGAACCTGGCTTGGCTGAACCACCACCTGGGAGACCAAGCAGAGAGTCAGGCTTACCTGACAAAGATCGACGCCCTGATGAATAAATACCCATCTCCATCCCAGGACGAGCTCCATCCAGAGATCTACGCTGAAAAAGCCTGGACCCTGATGAAGTTCAGCACAGACAAAAAGCGTCTAGCTGCAGATTACTTCCAGAGAGCCATCAAGATGCAgccggacatggtggagtggaaCACCAGCCACATAATAGGGTTAGTGAGGGCTTTAAAGCACAGCAACAAAAAGCTGGAGGCTGACATGATGGAGAAAGTGAGAATCGCGAAGGACCAGGATCCAGAGAACTTGTACCTTGCTGTTTACTACCTTGAGCAATGTGCTAAGAAAGGTGAAAGGATTGAAGATGAAGCACGAGAGTTAGCTAGAAAGGTTTTGAGAAATCCCGTCAGCAGCTACAATGGTATGAAACCATTAATAAGGGTTTACAGAAACTATGTTTCTGTTGATTAGGCCATTGAATTGGCAGACAAggctctggaaaaccatccagaTGAGCGTTATCTGAAGAGATGTGCTGCACTCTGTTACAAATGAGAGATCCTTTTTTACAGGGACAGTCGCCCAAAGCAAAGCATGATAGACAGAGCAATCAGTCTCAATAAGGAGGTGATTTCTCTTTACCCTCATTCTTCACTTATGAAGAACATAGCTCTTGCAGATATATATGCAAAATCTAATCACGACCAGGCTAAAGCCGAGCAGATATTCCAGGAACTGCTAGAAAGGGATCTGGAACCTGCAGATAAACAGATGCTTTACAACTTCTATGCAAACCACGTATTCCTTTATCGTCAGGAGTACCAAAGGTCAATACAATATCACATGAAGGCAGCAGCAATACCGCAACAATCCTTCTGTCGTTGGA harbors:
- the LOC119488360 gene encoding interferon-induced protein with tetratricopeptide repeats 5-like, whose protein sequence is MMSAAQSQTTLVSKLEALQCHFTWDLDPSRNKLLRFCDQLEDIGTEEGNRWLGHIYNLWGFIQYKLGLTKDAQSLFNKAAEAFRQMRSADEGPWLVVNYGNLAWLNHHLGDQAESQAYLTKIDALMNKYPSPSQDELHPEIYAEKAWTLMKFSTDKKRLAADYFQRAIKMQPDMVEWNTSHIIGLVRALKHSNKKLEADMMEKVRIAKDQDPENLYLAVYYLEQCAKKGERIEDEARELARKVLRNPVSSYNGMKPLIRVYRNYVSVD